Proteins found in one bacterium genomic segment:
- a CDS encoding heme-binding protein: MPFSSVWAEGDARLPTHAELVGALVEACKKGVNNGAIFSPAQMWAAIVDRSGQVVAVAKTPGADPWPGSRPIAMQKANTANAFSNRNLALSTANLYSAVQPGGSLYGLQHSNPVNVAIAYGGKADKYGTTQDPAVGKRVGGINVFGGGLPLYHQRTGEVLGAIGVSGDSSCADHVIAWRVRHTLGFRMLPGGVNKTSYGGASAPQAGDDNIIYAESGFRHPACGFKETSVNDLPSVQNLTKPVASKK, from the coding sequence ATGCCGTTCTCTTCTGTTTGGGCAGAGGGGGACGCACGCCTTCCGACGCACGCAGAGCTCGTCGGGGCGCTCGTCGAGGCATGCAAAAAAGGAGTCAACAATGGCGCAATTTTCTCACCAGCCCAGATGTGGGCTGCGATAGTGGATCGCTCTGGTCAGGTTGTCGCCGTCGCAAAGACGCCCGGCGCAGATCCCTGGCCCGGCAGTCGGCCGATTGCGATGCAGAAGGCAAACACGGCCAATGCGTTCAGCAATCGAAACCTGGCTCTCTCCACGGCCAATCTGTACAGCGCGGTGCAACCTGGCGGCAGCCTCTACGGGCTGCAACATAGCAACCCAGTCAATGTCGCTATCGCGTATGGAGGGAAGGCAGATAAATACGGCACTACCCAGGATCCTGCGGTGGGGAAGCGTGTTGGTGGCATCAATGTCTTTGGTGGAGGATTACCTCTCTACCATCAAAGGACTGGTGAGGTATTGGGCGCAATCGGGGTCAGCGGCGATTCTTCGTGTGCTGACCACGTCATTGCGTGGCGCGTCCGTCATACTCTCGGCTTCCGCATGCTTCCGGGCGGTGTCAACAAGACATCGTACGGAGGAGCATCGGCGCCACAGGCCGGTGATGACAACATCATCTATGCAGAGAGTGGCTTTCGCCACCCTGCCTGCGGTTTTAAGGAAACGAGCGTAAACGATCTGCCTTCAGTACAGAACCTTACCAAGCCCGTTGCGAGCAAGAAGTAA
- a CDS encoding GIY-YIG nuclease family protein, producing MIPCVYILASRRNGTLYTGVTSHLQRRLQEHRSEAVDGFTKKYHVHTLVYYEVHETMYAAISREKQIKGGSRKKKLALVEAMNPTWRDLSNEL from the coding sequence ATGATCCCATGTGTGTACATCCTTGCGAGCCGACGAAACGGCACGTTGTACACTGGGGTAACATCGCATCTGCAAAGACGGTTGCAGGAACATCGGTCGGAAGCAGTGGACGGATTTACAAAAAAATACCATGTACATACTCTCGTATATTACGAAGTGCATGAGACAATGTATGCTGCCATATCCCGTGAGAAACAGATCAAAGGTGGTTCTCGGAAGAAGAAGCTTGCGCTTGTCGAGGCGATGAATCCGACGTGGCGAGACTTGTCGAACGAATTGTAG
- a CDS encoding signal peptidase I, with translation MVRRLLIRLIKVAAYVAFVVAAIYFTPKILAKVLDTPYPLATITSGSMWPVLKVNDLILMKGIAGSEASVGEIIVYRNPRGFTIHRLVEREEGKLITRGDANDTDDQPILESDVIGRIVSIGTWPVRIPHFGIIARKLGPKIQKFSDM, from the coding sequence ATGGTGAGGAGACTGCTTATTCGCCTAATCAAGGTCGCCGCCTATGTCGCGTTTGTTGTTGCTGCGATTTACTTTACCCCGAAAATTTTGGCGAAAGTCCTCGACACGCCGTACCCCCTCGCAACGATCACATCGGGCTCCATGTGGCCGGTACTCAAAGTAAACGACTTGATTTTGATGAAGGGTATAGCGGGTAGTGAGGCGAGCGTGGGAGAGATCATTGTCTATCGCAATCCGAGAGGGTTTACGATCCACCGGCTGGTAGAGAGGGAGGAGGGGAAACTGATCACCCGAGGAGATGCGAATGATACGGATGATCAGCCGATTCTCGAGAGCGACGTGATAGGCCGGATTGTCTCAATTGGCACATGGCCGGTACGCATTCCGCATTTTGGCATAATTGCTCGTAAACTCGGCCCGAAAATTCAAAAATTTTCAGACATGTAA
- a CDS encoding DNRLRE domain-containing protein gives MSASYTTKIFSVDGIVRSPEIGCAHTLDLRPGAAERRMLAVSTQRALSASGDTRGSIFDTGRVFSRMSQLTAVVLVAMLVGAPTISAYEAHIANVTATFVQIDPPVLTPPGPDALWNETSGGSDLRGSVEVDMTDADPDAHYIFFTSASGSDPSSVLDPACGEPSVPGESGGGAIETEMVELSLTSTTVIKAIACDGDTASAHRSVTNTKIYYFADVDDPVADSYSPIADAYVQESDAGGNHGTENTLFIASRHSARDRRIYIRFDFHFPASTIINASSLKLFMSSAPSAARSYEARHVTGAWTESGITWNNQPCGTGLASCATLTDATTSPAMSNVTLAWDVTPDVLDFVSGASANNGWELNDSAEGAEGGGFIALFRSRETTGVSEPNRPYLEVHFTPPQAATDHLVINEVYPNIGNGKGTEVSNEWVEIYNPTSASVDISGWQLCDSGFACDTIAASTPVIPSHGFALIANATTTWSSFWTGTPEAAAAVQIGLGTAIGSNGLSDAGDRVILRDGTGAHALVDAMSYGTDVTYMSLSAPRPGISLSRIVKGYDTDAADDWVLNNTPNPGTNPSEDGTEVMRFTSDGVEIGATEADLPPIPDSSSRESASDDGPLEEEVTDEGAAASSAGASAVPASESEGEITPDTTEILIETASGTATSGESGAMSEATVTDSSSPVQVDTEAADTDAASLSNDSPAAEATGEVGDAGAVSQDIPPVPADATADTTDDAPLDNTAPAGSADSDEAPSEGGPPTPSDATQDQAILPKPDEQLETIQPTDEPPDGSAPPPPPETDSASTPSEPLGDASANE, from the coding sequence ATGAGCGCTTCGTATACGACAAAAATATTTTCAGTGGACGGCATTGTGCGGTCGCCGGAGATCGGCTGTGCGCATACCCTTGATCTTCGGCCCGGCGCGGCCGAGCGGCGCATGCTCGCGGTTTCAACACAGCGGGCACTCTCTGCCTCGGGGGATACGCGCGGTAGCATATTCGACACGGGCCGGGTATTTTCAAGAATGTCTCAGCTCACGGCTGTGGTACTCGTAGCGATGCTCGTCGGGGCGCCCACGATATCAGCGTACGAAGCGCATATCGCGAATGTTACGGCAACGTTCGTTCAGATTGATCCGCCGGTATTGACCCCGCCGGGACCCGACGCCCTGTGGAATGAGACGAGCGGCGGCAGCGATCTTCGCGGTAGTGTGGAGGTAGACATGACGGATGCGGATCCGGACGCGCACTATATTTTCTTCACTTCAGCCTCCGGCAGCGATCCCTCGAGCGTTCTCGATCCGGCATGCGGCGAGCCGTCCGTTCCGGGAGAGAGCGGTGGCGGGGCGATCGAGACCGAAATGGTCGAGCTCTCCTTGACGAGTACGACGGTCATCAAAGCAATCGCCTGCGACGGTGACACAGCAAGCGCGCACCGAAGCGTGACGAATACCAAAATTTATTATTTTGCCGATGTGGACGATCCGGTTGCAGATTCGTATTCTCCGATCGCGGATGCGTATGTGCAAGAAAGTGACGCAGGTGGTAATCATGGAACCGAAAATACACTTTTTATAGCATCGCGTCATAGCGCGAGAGACAGAAGAATCTACATTCGATTCGATTTCCATTTTCCGGCGAGCACCATAATCAATGCTTCCTCCCTGAAGTTATTTATGAGTAGCGCTCCGAGCGCCGCGAGGAGCTATGAGGCACGGCACGTGACGGGCGCGTGGACGGAGAGCGGCATCACCTGGAATAATCAACCCTGCGGCACCGGCCTCGCGAGCTGTGCGACCCTCACCGATGCGACCACCAGCCCTGCGATGAGCAATGTCACTCTCGCGTGGGATGTTACACCAGACGTTCTCGATTTCGTCTCCGGAGCGTCCGCTAATAACGGCTGGGAGCTCAACGATTCAGCTGAAGGAGCAGAGGGTGGCGGGTTTATCGCTCTGTTTCGCTCGCGTGAGACCACCGGTGTGAGTGAACCGAATCGTCCGTACCTCGAGGTTCATTTCACCCCGCCGCAAGCCGCAACGGACCACCTCGTCATTAATGAAGTGTACCCGAATATCGGCAACGGCAAAGGAACCGAGGTAAGCAACGAATGGGTGGAAATTTATAATCCCACCAGTGCGTCAGTAGACATCTCCGGCTGGCAGCTCTGTGACAGCGGCTTTGCCTGTGACACCATTGCCGCAAGCACGCCGGTCATTCCATCCCACGGTTTTGCGCTCATCGCGAATGCGACGACGACATGGTCGTCATTCTGGACAGGAACTCCGGAGGCAGCAGCGGCAGTGCAAATCGGCTTGGGCACGGCGATCGGCAGCAATGGTCTCAGCGACGCCGGCGACAGGGTTATATTGCGCGATGGCACCGGGGCGCACGCCCTTGTTGATGCGATGAGTTACGGCACCGACGTCACCTATATGAGCTTGTCTGCTCCGAGGCCCGGTATTTCACTCTCGCGGATTGTAAAGGGGTACGATACCGACGCCGCTGATGATTGGGTGTTGAATAATACGCCAAACCCCGGGACGAATCCCTCAGAGGACGGCACTGAAGTGATGCGATTTACCAGCGATGGCGTCGAAATTGGGGCAACCGAGGCGGACCTGCCGCCGATCCCGGATTCTTCAAGCCGAGAGAGCGCGTCGGACGATGGGCCCCTCGAGGAGGAAGTGACAGATGAAGGCGCTGCGGCTAGTTCAGCAGGCGCTTCCGCAGTGCCGGCGAGCGAGAGCGAAGGCGAGATTACACCCGATACCACCGAGATCTTGATTGAAACGGCGAGTGGTACTGCGACGAGTGGAGAGAGCGGCGCAATGAGCGAAGCAACCGTCACTGATTCTTCTTCTCCCGTTCAAGTGGATACCGAAGCTGCGGATACTGATGCTGCTTCCCTGTCGAATGATTCTCCCGCAGCAGAGGCGACAGGTGAGGTGGGCGATGCGGGCGCGGTCTCGCAAGACATTCCCCCGGTCCCGGCGGATGCCACCGCCGACACGACTGATGATGCACCCCTCGACAACACGGCTCCAGCCGGTTCTGCCGACTCTGACGAAGCCCCGAGCGAGGGTGGCCCACCGACCCCGTCCGATGCTACCCAAGATCAGGCAATTCTCCCAAAGCCAGATGAGCAATTAGAGACGATACAGCCTACAGATGAGCCACCAGATGGCAGCGCGCCGCCCCCGCCGCCCGAGACTGATTCAGCGAGTACTCCGTCCGAGCCTCTAGGAGATGCGAGTGCGAATGAATAA
- a CDS encoding SdrD B-like domain-containing protein produces MKFLLHKSIVRKVSLVALTAIVVLIGSVLQTQVLRVRAAVDVLLVSDTAIPFGTVFPGEMLSKTYTVQLDTSVSHDAYTTTLTPVAGQLDLCPLLQVTSVDVPAEADTLGSATLSRPGDSADNWQVQLMVPGIQGHISQNHEGEIVISGGDYGCRITISTGEGGEITGMKFNDLNRNRRKDLNEPGLPGWTIRLDELNGGLATTTVTASDGTYSFVNLPDGTYSVREVAQIGWRRTTRNPRPIVIEEGNTVRNVDFGNIERR; encoded by the coding sequence ATGAAATTTTTATTACACAAGTCGATTGTGAGAAAAGTGTCGCTCGTGGCACTGACCGCGATTGTGGTATTGATCGGCAGCGTGCTGCAAACGCAGGTGTTGCGGGTGAGGGCGGCAGTTGATGTACTTTTAGTGAGCGACACCGCGATTCCTTTTGGCACCGTGTTCCCCGGCGAAATGTTGAGTAAAACATATACGGTGCAATTGGACACGTCGGTGAGTCATGATGCATACACGACAACTTTGACGCCGGTCGCCGGCCAGCTCGACTTATGCCCCCTCCTTCAAGTGACGAGTGTTGACGTGCCGGCAGAGGCAGATACGTTGGGGTCCGCCACCTTAAGCCGACCGGGCGACAGTGCGGATAATTGGCAAGTGCAGCTCATGGTGCCGGGGATTCAAGGACACATCTCTCAAAATCATGAGGGTGAGATTGTGATCAGCGGCGGTGATTATGGCTGTCGTATCACGATCAGCACCGGAGAAGGGGGAGAAATTACTGGAATGAAGTTCAACGATCTTAATCGCAATCGGAGGAAAGATTTAAATGAGCCGGGCCTCCCGGGTTGGACGATTCGTTTGGATGAGTTGAACGGCGGCCTCGCGACAACGACGGTAACCGCCTCGGACGGCACCTATTCATTTGTCAATTTGCCCGATGGAACCTATAGTGTTCGAGAGGTGGCCCAGATAGGATGGAGACGGACCACAAGAAATCCGAGGCCGATTGTGATCGAAGAAGGCAACACAGTGAGAAATGTAGACTTCGGCAATATTGAGAGGCGGTGA
- a CDS encoding UvrB/UvrC motif-containing protein has product MKSQEVTQLKLPDTPGVYFFVKGIGTGREVLYIGKATSLADRVKSYFSADVLAARGEHIARMVAEADTIEWEQTDSVLEALLREAALIKKYQPHGNVIGKDDKSFNHVVITDEPFPRILTLRGKDLAEVLAGRMAHKLTRRDIKWTFGPFTSGSSLKEALKLVRKIFPFRDQCVPCEEHTDRRSQKGKLLSRAPRQPTVPSYPLPVTDPSCTPCFNVQIGLCPGVCSGVINRKDYNRIVQHIKLFFDGKKKTLLGELERDMKVFARQQEFEKAAEVRRELHALRHIQDIALLKRTTEADTVRTEHGQGAEPAVRRAYRIEAYDVAHLGGEETVGVMVAIVNGERETTEYRQFRVRGNTRGSDIDALREVLERRFAHDEWPLPQLIVVDGGEAQIGTAERALRAHFGPDVPPIPLIGVVKDARHRPREIRGLKNTPAQTTRALIAKHERAILLANSEAHRFAINFHRKRRRKNIV; this is encoded by the coding sequence ATGAAAAGTCAAGAGGTTACACAGCTCAAGCTCCCCGATACGCCCGGGGTGTATTTTTTCGTCAAAGGTATCGGGACGGGACGGGAAGTGCTCTACATCGGCAAAGCGACCTCGCTTGCGGACAGGGTGAAAAGCTATTTTAGCGCGGACGTACTTGCCGCGCGCGGAGAGCACATCGCGCGGATGGTTGCGGAGGCGGACACGATTGAATGGGAGCAGACGGATTCCGTGCTTGAGGCGCTGCTCCGGGAAGCCGCACTTATCAAAAAATATCAGCCGCACGGGAACGTAATCGGCAAGGACGACAAGAGTTTTAATCATGTCGTCATTACGGATGAGCCGTTCCCACGTATCTTGACGCTTCGCGGCAAAGACCTTGCGGAGGTCCTCGCGGGAAGGATGGCACACAAGCTCACGCGCCGTGACATTAAGTGGACATTCGGCCCATTCACCTCGGGTAGCTCGCTGAAAGAGGCTCTGAAGCTCGTGCGCAAAATTTTCCCTTTCCGCGACCAGTGCGTGCCATGCGAGGAGCACACCGATCGCCGAAGTCAAAAAGGAAAGCTACTCTCTCGCGCGCCTCGTCAGCCGACCGTCCCCAGTTACCCTCTACCAGTTACTGATCCCTCGTGCACTCCCTGCTTCAACGTCCAAATCGGCCTCTGCCCGGGGGTGTGCTCCGGCGTGATTAACCGGAAAGACTACAATCGAATCGTGCAGCACATCAAGCTATTTTTTGACGGCAAGAAAAAGACACTCCTCGGCGAGCTTGAGCGCGACATGAAAGTATTCGCGCGGCAGCAGGAGTTTGAAAAGGCCGCGGAGGTGCGGCGCGAGCTTCACGCGCTGCGGCACATCCAGGACATCGCTCTGCTCAAGCGCACGACAGAGGCGGACACTGTGCGGACTGAACATGGGCAGGGCGCGGAACCGGCTGTTCGCCGCGCGTACCGGATCGAAGCCTACGATGTGGCGCACCTTGGCGGGGAAGAAACGGTGGGGGTGATGGTGGCGATTGTGAATGGAGAGCGAGAGACGACAGAGTATCGGCAATTCCGTGTCCGCGGCAATACGCGCGGGAGCGACATCGACGCGCTCCGCGAAGTGCTGGAGCGTCGGTTCGCGCACGATGAGTGGCCGCTGCCGCAGCTCATCGTCGTTGATGGCGGCGAGGCGCAGATCGGCACTGCGGAGCGGGCGCTTCGAGCGCACTTTGGCCCGGACGTGCCGCCGATCCCTCTCATCGGCGTGGTGAAAGACGCGCGCCACAGGCCGCGGGAGATCCGCGGGTTGAAAAATACTCCGGCGCAAACGACGCGCGCACTGATAGCGAAGCATGAGCGAGCGATTCTCCTCGCAAACAGCGAGGCGCATCGGTTTGCCATCAACTTTCACCGCAAACGTCGCAGAAAAAATATTGTATAA
- a CDS encoding SpoVR family protein codes for MIEEYVFPTELKLWKYEIERRALRYGLDLSPTVYTIVDFDEMSEIVATHGFPVVLPHWEHGQTAIHYKKRSRYGLGRVMEIVVNTLPVVHACLLRPNSLITNKSVMAHVTGHVDLYKRNAYFSPTNRNMHNVMADHRMLFERFVEEHGEEKVKQFYDTVLSFRWCIDAHAPYLRRRARPLSNAEQEIERREELVPKRIQVPEGLPESFDEWLNPPEWIEWQRTKITERKELERIIQKGLKIPPEPMFDLLEFLEYAAPLEPYERALIAIVRREAYYFAPQMRTKGLHEGWASLVEEDIMSEHGVLQDSEVLTYAEELAGVQRRHRGDLNPYRFFYELLRDVWRRWDTGRHGKVWEECEYESVKSRWDEFAICKNLLEEASGNMTTFAERWREFSAFKTALVRGELGFPKEFFIRNLYTSRELIPAWIRYANAEQEYTALKQRFKEMLPFEAIVSARLGEVLRTDEDATMQELRLSKVRRDVYEEAGRDDLYLWTLEEILRELKALETLRNFRERFEQGTVGRDAALPIPEDWFTFSRMVPGLIPVGKGREKVFEVCELYDDLMIIDEFFTPEFCLENNYFLYKAKPVWDWSKYPEVKQEHYFFENRSFERIKRSLLFRYTNFYAPRITVVNGNYNKNGELYLRHEHAGVDLDSWSENGMFMRDVLERLFKMWGGRSVHLETIKTKKPEERPWWFDWHSTQETTTDELEELTGEKVLYSWTPQGYQEKTLETIKFRAPF; via the coding sequence ATGATTGAAGAATATGTATTTCCGACAGAATTGAAGCTCTGGAAGTATGAGATAGAGCGTCGAGCGCTCCGCTACGGCCTCGACCTCTCGCCAACGGTGTATACGATCGTCGACTTTGATGAAATGAGCGAAATAGTGGCGACGCACGGCTTCCCGGTCGTTCTCCCGCACTGGGAGCACGGCCAGACGGCAATCCATTACAAAAAACGTTCGCGCTATGGCCTCGGCCGCGTGATGGAAATCGTCGTGAACACACTGCCGGTCGTCCATGCATGTTTGTTGCGTCCAAACTCGCTCATAACGAACAAGTCGGTTATGGCACACGTTACGGGTCACGTCGACCTCTATAAGCGCAACGCGTACTTCTCTCCGACCAACCGCAACATGCACAACGTCATGGCGGACCATAGGATGCTCTTTGAGCGGTTCGTCGAAGAGCACGGCGAAGAGAAGGTCAAACAATTTTACGACACGGTGCTCTCTTTCCGCTGGTGCATTGATGCCCACGCTCCGTACCTGCGCAGGAGAGCGCGCCCGCTTTCTAATGCAGAGCAAGAGATCGAGCGGCGTGAAGAGTTGGTACCGAAACGAATACAGGTTCCGGAAGGTCTCCCTGAATCTTTCGATGAGTGGCTGAACCCGCCCGAGTGGATCGAGTGGCAGCGCACCAAGATTACCGAACGAAAGGAGCTTGAGCGCATCATTCAGAAAGGCCTCAAAATCCCGCCGGAGCCCATGTTTGATCTCCTCGAATTCCTCGAGTACGCTGCGCCACTTGAGCCGTATGAACGCGCGCTGATCGCGATTGTACGCCGCGAGGCATACTATTTCGCGCCGCAGATGCGAACCAAGGGCCTGCATGAAGGCTGGGCGTCGCTCGTCGAGGAGGACATCATGAGCGAGCATGGAGTCTTACAGGACTCCGAAGTGCTCACGTACGCGGAGGAGCTCGCAGGTGTCCAACGCCGACATCGCGGCGATTTGAATCCGTACCGATTTTTCTATGAGCTTCTGCGTGACGTGTGGCGTCGCTGGGATACCGGACGGCATGGCAAAGTCTGGGAGGAGTGCGAGTATGAGAGTGTGAAAAGCCGTTGGGACGAATTCGCCATATGCAAAAATCTGCTCGAAGAAGCGAGTGGAAATATGACGACATTTGCCGAGCGCTGGCGGGAATTTTCCGCATTCAAAACGGCGCTCGTCCGAGGAGAGCTCGGTTTCCCCAAAGAGTTCTTCATCCGCAACCTCTACACCAGTCGCGAGCTCATTCCGGCCTGGATCCGTTATGCAAACGCCGAGCAGGAATACACAGCGCTAAAGCAGCGCTTCAAAGAGATGCTGCCGTTTGAGGCCATCGTATCGGCACGCCTCGGGGAAGTGTTGCGTACCGACGAGGATGCCACGATGCAAGAATTGCGGCTCTCGAAGGTCCGCAGAGACGTCTATGAAGAAGCGGGACGGGACGACCTCTACCTCTGGACGCTTGAGGAAATACTCCGTGAGCTCAAAGCGCTTGAGACGCTGCGGAATTTCCGCGAACGTTTTGAGCAGGGCACCGTGGGCCGAGATGCTGCGCTCCCTATCCCGGAGGACTGGTTCACGTTCTCGCGCATGGTTCCCGGCCTGATCCCGGTCGGGAAAGGCCGAGAGAAAGTATTTGAGGTGTGCGAACTCTACGACGATCTCATGATTATTGACGAGTTCTTCACGCCGGAGTTTTGTCTCGAAAACAACTACTTTCTCTATAAAGCCAAGCCCGTGTGGGATTGGAGTAAGTATCCGGAAGTGAAACAGGAACATTACTTTTTTGAAAATCGTTCCTTTGAGCGCATTAAGCGCTCGCTTCTCTTCCGTTACACGAACTTCTATGCGCCGCGCATCACCGTTGTTAACGGCAACTACAACAAGAACGGTGAGCTCTACCTCAGACATGAGCATGCCGGCGTAGATCTTGACTCATGGTCGGAGAACGGGATGTTCATGCGCGATGTTCTTGAGCGACTCTTTAAGATGTGGGGTGGGCGATCAGTCCATCTTGAGACGATCAAGACAAAAAAGCCCGAAGAGCGGCCGTGGTGGTTTGACTGGCACAGTACGCAGGAGACCACCACTGACGAGCTTGAAGAGCTCACCGGCGAGAAGGTCCTCTACTCCTGGACGCCACAAGGCTACCAAGAAAAAACGCTCGAGACAATAAAGTTTCGCGCGCCGTTCTAA
- a CDS encoding DUF444 family protein: MSRLFGIQHDEEEFLKMAKRRARSDLAKYLRRGTIPANLHGKKRITIAMDWFEIPSWRYGFPKTGVGQGEGKPGDDLGPTQPDEDDGDGCKEPGATGGGPISIDVDVTPEEFEAFFQEALELPRIKPKGDRSISEEREKYNTISRVGPKSQLHEDRTFEEAMKRSIAEGLYRPPDKLVVVPHPKDFRFKSWTVIREPKNNAAVFFIRDISGSMGPEETRAARYLCGLCQWWLSRNYDGIEVRYVVHHGEGWEVDEKEFFTIRSGGGTEASSGHVEAHRLVDKHYPVADWNIYFLYLSDGFNASNDNAQYERILRDQLLPIANQYSYGEITAGRDFWGAYERSGASIFSAPGTIGKLLEEKFKDVETVALAEIKSGDDMYSSVIDAIKTYFKKGH; the protein is encoded by the coding sequence ATGAGTCGGCTCTTTGGCATACAACACGACGAAGAAGAATTTCTCAAGATGGCAAAACGGCGGGCGCGGAGCGATCTTGCTAAGTACCTACGCCGCGGGACAATACCCGCGAATTTGCACGGCAAGAAGCGCATCACCATCGCCATGGACTGGTTTGAAATCCCTTCGTGGCGCTACGGCTTCCCCAAAACGGGCGTCGGGCAAGGTGAAGGTAAACCCGGAGACGACCTGGGACCGACGCAGCCAGATGAGGACGACGGCGATGGATGCAAAGAACCCGGCGCAACTGGCGGTGGCCCCATATCAATAGACGTGGACGTCACGCCGGAGGAGTTCGAGGCTTTCTTCCAGGAGGCGCTTGAACTTCCGCGTATCAAGCCCAAAGGCGACCGGAGCATTAGCGAGGAGCGCGAAAAGTACAATACGATTTCGCGCGTCGGGCCAAAATCGCAGCTCCATGAGGACCGCACCTTTGAGGAGGCGATGAAGCGCTCGATCGCTGAGGGACTCTATCGGCCACCAGATAAGCTCGTCGTCGTTCCACACCCGAAAGATTTCCGTTTCAAGTCCTGGACGGTCATTCGTGAGCCAAAAAATAACGCGGCTGTATTCTTTATCCGCGATATTTCCGGTTCTATGGGACCCGAAGAAACGCGTGCGGCACGCTACCTCTGTGGCCTCTGCCAGTGGTGGCTGTCGAGAAACTACGACGGCATCGAGGTGCGCTACGTGGTCCACCACGGTGAGGGCTGGGAGGTCGATGAAAAGGAGTTCTTTACGATCCGCTCGGGCGGAGGCACCGAGGCGTCTTCGGGCCACGTGGAAGCACACCGCCTGGTCGACAAGCACTACCCGGTCGCGGACTGGAACATCTACTTCCTATACCTCTCGGACGGTTTTAATGCGAGCAACGACAACGCTCAATACGAGCGCATCCTGCGCGACCAACTGCTGCCGATCGCAAATCAATATAGCTATGGCGAAATCACCGCTGGTCGTGACTTTTGGGGGGCGTACGAGCGTTCAGGCGCATCGATCTTTTCTGCGCCGGGAACGATTGGGAAGCTGCTCGAGGAGAAATTCAAGGACGTCGAGACCGTTGCGCTTGCGGAGATTAAAAGCGGCGACGATATGTACAGCTCGGTGATCGACGCGATCAAGACATACTTTAAAAAAGGTCACTGA